GGCACAGAGCCCAAGGAGAAGCTGCTGGCTGCGGGGGAGGCGCAGGGATGCAGGGGTGAAtgcagccccagcgccccgcAGCCTACCTGGTACGGAGTAGTAGAGCTGCTCCCAGTCGCTGCTGACGTCCCCTGTCCAGTGTCCTGCGTAGCGCCCGTGCCCAGCGAACGTGGAGCGCGAGATGACGAAGGGGCGCTTGCCCCGGACCCTCAGCAGCGCACTGCGGGCAGGATGGGGTCCGCTCAGCACCACCCAGCCAGGGAAGGGACTCAGCGGCTCCTGGCAGCAGCGCAGAGCTGACATGTGCTGGAGCAGACGCCCAGCACCATCTTGCCCATGGGGAAGGTGACACGGGGCAGCGCTCAGGACACAAGCCCCCAGCCCAGAAGCCAGTGCAGCTGCACTGCACcagctccagcccaggagctgctTCCAGCCCcctccagtgctgggctggcagcagcaggcagcgcACTGTGGTATAAACCAAACCCTCGCTCACCCACCAAATGCCCCCCCATGCCCAAACTGCCCATGCCGCAGTGCGGGGAGGGGTGTCTCTCCCGGCTCTGGCATCCCCTGGGATATGCACCAGCTCCTCTAGGACAGCAAGAGCTGCGGCATGAATCCCAGGCTTACTCGTGGGAGGCGATGGCCTCGGTCAGCCCGTACAGGCTGTGCAGGTTGTAGTGGGAGGACAGGTACTGCTGGCTGGAGGCACAGATGGTTCCAGCTCGGAGGCGTCCTCCAAACACACCTATACGGGAGGGGCGGTGGTGAGGGTGAGCTTGGAGCCTGCTCGGCTGGGACTGGAGCATCCCCGGAttcctccccacacccccaggcAGAGGCTGGTACTCGCCCCCTGTACCTGGCACGTAGGGGGGCTGCTCCAGGCTGTTGTTGGGGCAGCCGTCCTGGGAGCCCTCCACGAAGTTCGATGGCTCGTTCAtgtcctggggagggaagggaaggggaggaaaaggacaGGATGCCCTCGCTGCCGCACCAGAGCCCAGCAGAAGTGCAGGGCAGGAGCCAGTGAGCTGCAGCCGGCAGCTCTGCGGCGGCAACTCACAATCCACATGCCATCAAAGGGCACTTGGTCATGGAAGTCCTTCACCATGTCGTGCCACCACTCGTGAGTCTTGGGGTTGGTGAAGTCTGGAAAGGCCGTCGGACCCGGCCAGACCTATGGGAGTGAGGCAGCAACAGGCAAAGCCCCGCTGTCCCTGGCCCCACCgcaccccacagcccctgtgtgccattttcccattttccacCATGGCCATTCCCTGGGTGTTTCCCTCCAGCTCTCGGGGCCCCACGCAAGCCCCCTCCCGCGGGGACCAGGGCTGCTCCCCGTACGCACCTTCCCAATCAGGGGCTGCCCAGTGGCGTTTCGGATGAACACCCCTTGCTTCAGTCCCTCATCGTAGGGCTTGTAGGTGCCGGGAGGTCCTGAGCTGCTGATCCCAGGATCCTGGTGGTGCACAAAGCCAGGGCTTCACCAGCAAGGGCAGGGAACAgtctcctctgccttcctcagGGGAAGCTCCATCACCACCCTCGGGGACAGTCGGAAACCCCGGTGCCAGCCCACCCGTGCGGGAGCCCTGGCGCGGCCGGGGGTGTCACTCACCACGATCATGATGTACCTCAGGCCGCTGCGATGGAAGTCCCGCACCATCTCCGGGTAGTCcttaaagcttttcttgttgaaGGTGAAATCCCTCTTGGCGTCCATGTAATCCAGGTCGTTCCACTGCACATCCTGCAAACGGCAGTGCCTGGTGCttggggaggagcagggaccCCGGCACGCTCCCACGGGACCCCCGCCCCGTGCGGGCTCCCCATCAGCCCCCCCATGGCCACTCTCAGGCAGAGGCTCCAGGGAGCAGCCGAGACCTACCAGGGGAAAGCCGGCTGCCGTCATGTTGGCCACGACCTGCCGGGTGATGTCGGTGGAGGAGTAACCCCAGCGGCAGAGGTGGAAGCCCAGGCCCCAGTACGGGGGCATGAAGGGGAACCCTGGAAGCCAGGAGGGTGGGTGCTGGCCAGGCAGGCGCAGGGACAGCCCAGCATTGCGTtcccccgcagccccgctctGCCCCACCACGCCGCTCGCAGCATCCTGGCAAAGCCACCCCCGGAGCGCCTGTACCCCCCACCCGTGGCTCAGCCCTACCGATGACATCCAGGTACTGCCGCACCACGCTCTTGGGGTCAGGGCCCAGGAAAACGTAGAAATCCAGGATCCCACCCGTCGTGCGCCAGGTcagggccgggctgggctgcaggagcacGTCTGGGGAAGCACAAGCACCGGAGGAATAAGCTGAGGACAGGGACGGGGGCCAAGCCTGTGCCCAGTGCCTCCGCGGGACTCACCCATCGCGTTGCTGTTCAGCAGAAAGACACCGTGGGCCGAACCGCCGTCCTCCATCCCCAGGTAGAAAGGGTGGGAGCCGTAGAGGTTGACCTGGGGCTGGAACAGAGCACAGCGCGGTGCCGGCAAGACTCCGCTGGAGACCCCGGCGTAGCacccagccacccacccacGCGCCTGCCCCTTGCCTCTGCCCAGAAGCACCGTCGTGGCTTGGAGTGCAAACCCAGGGCTCGCAGCCCCAAGCACTGCCCGAGtcagcagagctctgccccGAGCAAGAGCCCTGGACCGCGCGGGGGAAAGCGGCTTctgagcagcacagagccccagggGGAGACAAAGCCCAACATGGGGAAAACGGTCCCATGGGCTTGCCCAGGGCTGAGGCCAGGTCCCAGAGCTCAAGAGGCTCGGACGGCTTTTCCCAGCCCTGGACAAGACATAAGAGGCCACGGGGCCGCCCCTGCAAGCACAGATGAgccctctccctctgcctcagCCCCACTCTGTACCACAGGCGCCATGTCCCGATTCCAGAGGGTGACCCTGGTCCACGCCGTGTCGAGGACCAGCGGCGTCAGgtgctcccccagcccagaAATGAAATGGGAAGGCAAGGAGGTGGAGATCTGCAGGAACTGGTCTGCGAAGAAGAGGGGCGCGACGGTGGTGTTCAGCCTGCcggagagaaaaggagactcCGGCAAACAGCCCCGGCGGTGCCCAGCAGCCGGGGAAGAGGAAGGCAATGAGCTGGAGGAccaccagccctggggagggaCATGGATGCTCGTCACCACGTGAAACAAAAGCAGGTTTAGGCTGAGCTCTGGGATTCCTGCTTCCCTTCCCAGCCACCGAACTGCGTAGGGGGTCAAAGCAAAGCCCCCGCAGCCACTGACAGCCACCCTGTTgctgtccccagtgtcccctgcCGCACCCCAGCTCCCATCCCGCACATCGCTGGGGTCGGTGTCAGGTCCCGCTTCCAGACCGAATCCCTTCGGGAAGGCGAGGGGAGCCTTCACCCGGCTCGGGGCAGGACGGGCACTTACAGGACCTGCCCGCCGCGCTGCCGGTAGACGACGAGGCCGAAGGGATCCTGGTTGAACTGCACCCCGTAGAGCGTGGAGGCGGCTCGGCCGCTCACCCGCGGCGTGGCCAGGGGCACCTCGTAGCGCTGCCGGGCCGGGTCCCGCAGCTACGGGAGCAGAGAGGGGGGCGGTCagccgggaccgggaccgggaccggggccggggtGCCGGGTCGGGGGCGCACCGTGAAGCGCAGGCGGGCGGGGGTCTCCATCGCCACGTCCAGCCGCAGGCTGCCCACCTCCCCCGGTAGGAAGCTGGCAGCGACGCGGCGGAGCCCGGCGGTGTAACCGCTGGCGGTGGCCGTCAGGTTCTCCGCCCGGTAGCTGCGGTAGCCACGGGGGAAGAAGCACCAGGGAGGACCggggccggagccggagccgtGGCCGGGACCGGGCTCGTAGCAGCAGCCCCGCGCCTCGCAGCCCTCCCGCGACAGCAGCCGCTCGGGGCCGCAGTCGAAGCGGCCGCCCGGGGGCACCTCGCagccggcggccccggggctgcGAGCCGCGGCGGGCACCAGCAGCGCCagcagcgcggcggcggcggcgagcggcGGCCCCGCCATggccccccccgtccccgccaTGGCCCCCGCCGTCCCGGCCTCCCAGCAGgcgcggcgggcccggcccaCGTCACGCTGCCGACTGCGGGGCGGGACCGGCCCCTGGCGGGCGCCTTCCCCTTTCCCGGAGCCGCCCCGGGAAGGCTGGAGCGTTGGTGGGGGGCTTGGAGCGTAAGGGAAAAGCCGGTGGGAGAGCGGGGTCCCGGGAAGTCAAGGCTACACGGGGGCGGGTGGGCCCAGGAAGCCCCTCAAAGCCCTAcggccgggccagggcagcaggggcagggaaatgtagaaagaaacaaacaaaaaaaaagtgcaacGCTACCTCTTTAGTAAACGTTACCCTCTACGCATGCttattcatttatatttattgATTTACAAAGCCTGCAGCCTCTCCAAGAACAAGAACAGAGGGTTATGTGTATTTTGTCCGTGTCTCTGTCAGGCTTCCTGGGAGCTGACCCTGGACTCCAAGCATTGTCTGAGCCACTGGAGAGTCCTTCGGTGCTGAGGATGTTCCTGCTGGATCTGGTGGACAACAGCATCGATGGCCCGGAGCCGGTCCTGCAGTTTCTGCTGCTTGTTTCTCCAGGCTTGCTCAGTGTGGCACAGGGGAGCGTACTTCCCTTCCTTCAGTGCCTGCAGGTGCTTCTGGCGTGTCTGGTAGGCCACAATCTCCAAAAGGTTCTGAgaaaagcaacaacagaaaTTGCTTTGACAGCAGACTGCACACACAAAAGGACTAAGAGAACAGCGTGATTCGTGTCGCAGGTACTATAACTGTCACATTTTGAAATGGAAGGGCTTAAGAAGGACAGTGCTGTGAAGTCCCCATTACA
This DNA window, taken from Haliaeetus albicilla chromosome 12, bHalAlb1.1, whole genome shotgun sequence, encodes the following:
- the GAA gene encoding lysosomal alpha-glucosidase isoform X1 gives rise to the protein MAGTGGAMAGPPLAAAAALLALLVPAAARSPGAAGCEVPPGGRFDCGPERLLSREGCEARGCCYEPGPGHGSGSGPGPPWCFFPRGYRSYRAENLTATASGYTAGLRRVAASFLPGEVGSLRLDVAMETPARLRFTLRDPARQRYEVPLATPRVSGRAASTLYGVQFNQDPFGLVVYRQRGGQVLLNTTVAPLFFADQFLQISTSLPSHFISGLGEHLTPLVLDTAWTRVTLWNRDMAPVPQVNLYGSHPFYLGMEDGGSAHGVFLLNSNAMDVLLQPSPALTWRTTGGILDFYVFLGPDPKSVVRQYLDVIGFPFMPPYWGLGFHLCRWGYSSTDITRQVVANMTAAGFPLDVQWNDLDYMDAKRDFTFNKKSFKDYPEMVRDFHRSGLRYIMIVDPGISSSGPPGTYKPYDEGLKQGVFIRNATGQPLIGKVWPGPTAFPDFTNPKTHEWWHDMVKDFHDQVPFDGMWIDMNEPSNFVEGSQDGCPNNSLEQPPYVPGVFGGRLRAGTICASSQQYLSSHYNLHSLYGLTEAIASHDALLRVRGKRPFVISRSTFAGHGRYAGHWTGDVSSDWEQLYYSVPEVLLFNLFGVPLVGADICGFVGDTSEELCVRWTQLGAFYPFMRNHNDHSTRPQEPYAFSPAAQAAMRKALCLRYSLLPFLYTLFHRAHSAGETVARPLFLEFPKDPNTWAVDRQLMWGGGLLITPVLEAGKTKVSGYFPAGTWYSLAGDSTIHSKGQWILLPAPLDTINVHVRAGHILPLQEPAFSTTESRKKGMALVVALTPDGFARGDLFWDDGESWQTFEKGDYTEILFLATRGALLSQLLQVGAHLDGVLLEAVTVLGVTSPPRQVLANGALVGGFSYRSDTQVLRVPISLPMWEQFVITWT
- the GAA gene encoding lysosomal alpha-glucosidase isoform X2, whose protein sequence is MAGTGGAMAGPPLAAAAALLALLVPAAARSPGAAGCEVPPGGRFDCGPERLLSREGCEARGCCYEPGPGHGSGSGPGPPWCFFPRGYRSYRAENLTATASGYTAGLRRVAASFLPGEVGSLRLDVAMETPARLRFTLRDPARQRYEVPLATPRVSGRAASTLYGVQFNQDPFGLVVYRQRGGQVLLNTTVAPLFFADQFLQISTSLPSHFISGLGEHLTPLVLDTAWTRVTLWNRDMAPVPQVNLYGSHPFYLGMEDGGSAHGVFLLNSNAMDVLLQPSPALTWRTTGGILDFYVFLGPDPKSVVRQYLDVIGFPFMPPYWGLGFHLCRWGYSSTDITRQVVANMTAAGFPLDVQWNDLDYMDAKRDFTFNKKSFKDYPEMVRDFHRSGLRYIMIVDPGISSSGPPGTYKPYDEGLKQGVFIRNATGQPLIGKVWPGPTAFPDFTNPKTHEWWHDMVKDFHDQVPFDGMWIDMNEPSNFVEGSQDGCPNNSLEQPPYVPGVFGGRLRAGTICASSQQYLSSHYNLHSLYGLTEAIASHDALLRVRGKRPFVISRSTFAGHGRYAGHWTGDVSSDWEQLYYSVPEVLLFNLFGVPLVGADICGFVGDTSEELCVRWTQLGAFYPFMRNHNDHSTRPQEPYAFSPAAQAAMRKALCLRYSLLPFLYTLFHRAHSAGETVARPLFLEFPKDPNTWAVDRQLMWGGGLLITPVLEAGKTKVSGYFPAGTWYSLAGVGAPLSRHGGLRWPHGLHHPQQRAVDPLASSPGHH